CAAAAATTAGAACGGAAAATCGCTTACAGCATTGAAAATGCTCGACTTAATAGGGTTTCGAGCTTGTTTTGCCTGGCCTGAACACAGGTTTCATGGGGCAAAAAAGCGTGTTTATGCTTTGTTCGGAGCACCTATTAATGAAAGCCAAAATCACCCAAGCCCTGGTCGAACGTGTTTCGGCGGTGACTGATAAGACCACCCTGTATGCGGACCCAGAACTGCGCGGTTTCTACCTTATCGTCTCTAAAAGCAAGAAAGGCTTCTACGTCCAAAGCCTCGTCAACGGGAAGCAGGTCAGGGTCAAGCTGGGCGACCATCCGTCTCTGACGGCAAAGGCCGCAAGAGAGCTTGCTATGCAGACGCTGGTGACGATGCGCTCAGGTGTGAATCCAAATGAAGAGAAGCGCAAAGCGAGGGTAAAAGGCATCACCCTCAGGGAGGCGCTGGACCTTCACCTTGCCGCCAAAAAGCTCTCCCCTCGCACCGCCTCGGACTACAGGTACAACTGCGAGCAATACCTCTCCGACTGGTTGGATAGGCCGCTGGCCGATATTGGCAGCAACAGGGCCGCTGTCAGGGAGCGGCACAAGCGGATCACCAAAGAGAATGGCGCCCCCTCGGCAGACAATGTTTTCCGCATCTTCCGCGCCCTCTATAACCGAGGCCTTCGCGAGCATCCCGACCTTCCGGCCAACCCCTGCTTGAACGTGGACTACCACGGGCTAAGGCGTCGCAAGGTGGATGCCAACGCGGAACAGCTTAAAGAGTGGGGCAAAGCCGTCCTGGAGCTGAACCCAGTGAGGCGAGACCTTCATCTGTTCATGCTGCTGAGCGGCATGCGTCGGACCTCAGCCTGCGAAGCTCGCCTTGAGCACCTGTCCGATGGATGCCTGCATGTGCCCAACCCTAAAGGCGGCACAAATCGAGCATTCGATCTGCCTCTGTCAGGCCCGTTGAAAGACCTGCTCGGCCATCGGGCAACCGAAGCGCCTCGCATTAATCGCAAGACAAAGTGGCTCTTTCCTTCGGACTCGAAGTCGGGGCACGTCACCGAGGTTGCGCAACACGAGCTGAATGGGCTGACAGGTCATGCCTTGCGGCATGTGTTCTCCACCTTGGCCGTTGAGTCAGGCGTGCCCTTGCTGGAACTGAAATACCTGCTCAACCACGCAGCCAGCAACGTGACCATGGGCTACATCCATGTCGGCCCTGAGCACCTTCGGCCCTACCAAGAAAAGGCTTCCGGGCACATTCTCGAACGGCTCGGGCTGCAATGGACGCCTGGTGTATGGCCACCAGTGCTCAAAGAGGCGGCAGCTGAACAGAAGGCTGCCTAATCCGCTGTCGGTGCCCTTCGAAACGTAAGCTGCTGAAACAACAAGGCCTCCGGGGTGGAGGCCTTTTGTTTTTCCACGGCAGAAACATTCACTCGGCGGGTGGGGTGACCGTCACACCTGCCAGCCACTCCGCCGAATCCTCTTCGTTCAAGTCAGCGGAGAAGTGCTTCTTCCTGGCGGGCACGTCGATGCCAGCCTTTCGCATTTTGCTGGCATACCATGCAACCGACTTAGGTGATGCCGAAGCGCCGTCCACCTGGGCGTTTACCATTGCTGCGATCAGCTGATAGGGATAGCCGGCTTCATCCATGATGAGTGCTCGGGCGAGGTCACCCACGCCTTTGCCGCGCTTCGGCTTTGTCTCTGTCGTAGCCTCTGGCGCTTCGGTGCGCTCGGTCTGTTGCTCTGCATCCCTGACGGCTACCTCAGGCTCGCTACGCTGCCTGAAAGAGCCCAGGTCGATGCTTTTCGCCTCCGCCGTCTTGGTTATTCGCTCGATCAGCTTCGCTTTGGACGCGAACGTCTTCGGTCCCGCCTTCGTGTCGGCCAGCTCGTTGTGGATATCCAGCAGCTCGGCCATGCTCATGCTTTCAAGGTCCATGACGACCCTCCGTATATACGAGCCTCCATCATGCTGTGAAAGCCTGGAGACAGGAGCCCCAGCGCTTTGTATAGTATCGAAATAGTGGCAATCAGCTTTCCGAACACTACGTATAAAAGGAGTTGAACGTGGCAGAAGACAAAAAGCGCAGCTTCCCCAAAATCCCTAAATCATCTTGGTTCACGCTTCGCGAAAAGTTTAAGCAAAGGGTTCCCGCCGAAGTTTCCCCTAGCTACGTCGCTAGCGCACTATCCATGTCAGAGCCATCCGCGAGCGCAAACATTCTCCCTTCGCTGAGAACATTTGGCCTAGTGCTCGAAGATGGGAAGCCCAGCGACCTCGCGTACGAGTGGAGGGATGACTCCAAATACCCCGAGGTATGCAAAGAGATTTTAGAGAAGATATATCCCCAAGAGCTCCTAGACCTATTTCATGGCCCCGACGTTCAGGCGCAGGACGTAAATTCTTGGTTTGCCCGCTACTCCAAAGTTGGCGAAAGCGCTGCACGGATGTATGGAACGACTTTCCTAATGCTATTGGAGGGCGATCTCGAAAAAGCAGAATCTAAGCAAGCAAAAAGCCCACGTGCAGCTAGCCAGGTGAAGCAAACGGTACGCAAATCGACACCCTCCCAAGTGAATGGCAAGAGCACTGAATCAAAAATCCCGGCAGTTCCCGAAGCTCCGAGTGAAAACTCAAGCGTAGGCGTAACTGGATTCACTCCCAAGCTCCATATCGATATACAGATTCATATCTCGCCAGAAAGCCCACCTGAACAAATAGACAAGATATTTGAAAGCATGGCTAAGCACCTTAAGGACTTCCGAGCGTAAATAGTAATGACTATTTCTCGAACCTTAGCAATTGCGAAAGAACTGCGCGACGCAGTAAGAGCCAAAAATCCTCCACCGGAGGAAGGCGCACCTAGCCACGATGAGCCCGTTGTATATGTGTCCCTCGTAAGGGGGACACGCCCTTATCTGGAAAAGATTGTTCACCAGATCAACGGGTCATACGAAGGAGGCTGGTACGACGCCTCGGCCGTCATGACAAGAAGACTGATTGAGACCTTGATTATCGAGCTTTTCGAGGCTCGAGGGATAGCAGACAGAATTAAAAATGGTGGTGGCGATTTTCTCTATCTAGGTGACTTAATATCGAAGCTTCTCGCCGAGAACACATGGAACCTAAGTAGAAATGCCAAAGCCGCGCTTCCTAGATTGAAAGACGTCGGGGACAAGTCAGCTCACAGCCGATATTTTGTAGCCCACAGGCAAGACATTGATAAGTTAATTCCTGATTTGCGAGTCGTGATTCAGGAATTAATAACCCTCGCAGGATTGAAATAGCACGACGCCTCATGTTTGATCGGCGCGCGGGTGGCCGCAAGCGGCTGAAATGAAAAGGGTCGCCACGATGGACGACCCTTTTAAGCACGACAGGAACAGGCCTCAGGCGAAGGCATTGGTGATTTGATGCCTCGGCAGACGCTCTGCCTTGTCCTTTACCGCCCGAGGGACGTACAGGTCCAGCTTGTCGCAATAAGGCACACCCAGTATTTCTGCTGCCTCATCGAACACGTCACTTCCGATGGCGATTCCCTCCTGCTTCGCCTGTTGGGACAAGGCAGCAAACCGACTGCCCTTGCCCATAAGCACCATCACGAACGCGGTGATTGCCAGGGTGAACGGATGGCCTGCAGGGTAGCAGCCATCCTCTCGCCGATACTTATTCGTCCTGTCCATGATCGTCATCCTCCAGCGAGTCGAGCACGTTCATGTCGAGCTGCTGGCTACGCAGCGCCAGACTCAGGGTGTTGATGGGGTTGGAGCGCCCCTGCTTCCAGGTGCGGATGGCGACAATGAGCCCCTGGAAGCGCAGTTCACCAATCTTCAGGTACTCGCGCGCCTTGATGTAGGCATCGAGTTCCATGGCAGTGGCAAACTCGTTAGGCGTAAACGGGCGCTCCTTCATGGGAAGCGCGTCGAGGCGGGACAGTACAGCTGCGCCCAACGCTTTGTTCTTGGTGCCGACTGCAAACTGGCCGAAGTGCGCCAACTCGGCGGGACCTGCAAGGGAAAGCTGTTGGAGGTAGGCCGAGCGGCGCTCATCTCCAAGGGCTTCACGAGCAAGCACCTTCACAGGGCTTTCGTAATAGAGCCTCTGAGCTACCAGCGGGTTATACAGGGCGCCGGCTTGCTTGTAGAAGGCATCGACTTCATCGGTAGCGGCGTCCCTGATCTGCCCGATAGCTGCGGAGGTCTCTTGCTCGGCGAAGCGGTTACGCTCTGCAGTGGTCAGGTTCAGGTCAACCAGCTTCCAGCGCTCGGCAATTGCAGCCTTGCGGGCGTCTACGTCTGACTGCAGGCGTTCGATGGTCTTGAGGACACGACCATGCAGGCTATCAAGGCCGGAGGCGAGTTCGCCGATTTCAGAGACGGTGAGGAATGGGGTTTGGACGAGTTCGACTTTCATGCTCATTGCTCCAGTGGTTGGGGGGCCACCGGTCGCGTTAACGAGCACTCTCCCAGGCCACTGGGAAGGTCGACGCCAATGTCGACCGGTTGAATGCCAATTTGTCGAGCAAGCTGTTCAGCGTAACCCCACGTTGTTCAGGCGTGTTCGGCCAGTGTTGCAGTCTATGTGGTTGCTTGCAGTTCAAGGGCTTGGGCTGAGGGACCTGCTAACGATCAATCAGCCTTTGTGCAATTTATCGCCACCGTTGCCGCCGCAGGGACTGCAAATTCGCACCCTCGCTACGTCTTGAGAGAAGTGGTAACGCCTGCAGGCCATGCAGCGAATCCAACCCATCTTGCGAATGACGCGGGGCGGATTAAAGTTGGGGTTGAGCACCTGAGCGCGTCGAACTCCTCCATCGAACGGCCACGGTTTGGGTTCAATCAGCGGCTTCGCTATCGCCCTCTCCTCGAAGGTCTTCACGAGGCATCGGGTGGTCTCGCCCAGCCTGCGGTAATTTGGAAAGTTGGGGCTACTAACTCGATAGTTCACAAGCGAGTAGTAGAGGCCGAGTTTCTGCGCCGCCTCACTAATGCTGGAATACGCTACTCCGTCTATTTCGACGGATATGGCGTTATTGCTATTAGCTTCCATAGCCGCCTTTCCCGGACCACCACCGGCGGTCCTCATACTCATTGCTCAAGCGCTCCCATTCGGCCTGTGGCAGCCGAGGCACCGGACCGATGCAAGTCATCTCGCAAAGCGGTGAAAGCGCATCACGGCCGCCGAGCGCAGCGACACCTTCAGGTGCGGTCACTTCCCAGGCATCCAGGGTGCGATCGATCATCTCGGCCCGATGAAGGGCTTCGGCCACGGTTAACTTTTCATTCGCCATCGTCTTCACCCTCGTCTTCGCTCGCCTTGTACTTCGCCAGAAGGCCTGTCAGAGCCTTACGGTCTTCGCTGCTCATCTTCAGGAGTGCATCGGCGCTGAGGCCTGTGTCATCTACCTTCACGCGGAGTCGGTCGGCCAGCTGGTCGCCATAGCGGAACTTGAGCATCACTTCCAAGAGCCGATCACTATGTTTCCGCATAGTCAGCGGGCGCTCTTCACCGGTAGTTGAATCGCGAGTCATAGAAACTTGGCCCTGGTAAATAACAGGCTCTTCCACCCCGATGCAGGCGCGTCGATAGGCTTCGTCCAACAGGGCATCCATCGCGACATCAATTGCCTGTTCCCAACGGCGGCGAAATTCCAGGTCGTTTCGCTTGTACTCGAATGCCAGAGTACGAGAGATGCCACACGCCGCTGCCGCCTGTTTAGGCGATGCGGTGTCTTCGAGTATCTGAATAAACAGGTCCTGAACTTCAGGGGTGAACTTCTTAATGGTCATGGCACGACCTCAGTTAACTGGTTTTAAAAGTTATCGTGCCGTGTTTATGCGCGCGGGCATGCCCTCATATATCAATGAGAAACAACAGCTTAGATTGAGGGGCGCTCAGATCATTGATTAGACGGCCAGGGTCTACGCACGTGAGGGTAAGGCCTGGCACGGTAGAGAGGACAATATTTATAGCGATTCAGCGTAGAGGCTTATCGGGCAGGAGGGAGGATTGCGCAAGTGCCCCTTGATTCACCGACGCCCCGCTAAGGTCGGCCACGGTTGATCGCTCGATTTAAGTTCAGACCCACACGGACTATTGTCCGTGCCCCTTAATAAAGTCCGTGCGTCCCAAAGCCTTGTTTTTCTTATATTTCACTATCTTCACTATCTTCACAAACAATAAATAAGATATAAGAATAGAATAATCCATAAATAAATACTAAATGCTACCTTGGCTATTTAGTATTTAGCTATTTAATTTCGGCTCGTTATCCGGGCGAACGCAAGACTCGTTAGTGCGAGCGAGCGTTAGTGCGTTCAGAGCATAAATTATTGATCTATAAAGAAAAACGGCCGACCTATCATTTCGATAGGTCGACCGTAAGTCCGTGGCCGGAATTGCCCTCTGTGCTGTCAGCCGCGTCCAATTGATTTCGCCCAAGTAGAGCGAGCCTCGTCAAGGCGGGGTAATACCCATCTCCAGACCCTATGCCCACCGTCAAGGGAGACCTGCCGCTGGCCGATGCCCGCTTTGCGCTTGATCTTCATGGCCCACCCTTTCTTATCCCTGGGCCTCACACCAAGCATCTTTGCGTACGCCACGTAGTTCAAATAGAGCTCTTCGGTGTCCGCTTCTACCGCCTCCTCACTCCAAGGCAGCTCGTCCATCAAACCAGGTAAACGCCCACCCTCCAATAAGCCGTCCCACCAAGACTCTTCAGCCCCCTGGCTCATCTCGATCTGCTCAGCCAGTGCTTCGGTCCTCGGCACGTTGTCCCTAGGGTGCCAGCCCCTGATATCTCGTTGAAGCATGTCGAACAGCAGACCGGCAAGCCCTCCTTCATCGAGCTGCTTGTTCAAAGCGAGAAAGAACTCTCGATCCCCTAAACGGCGCTCGTTCACGTTGAACACTGCGAACCTTCGCTCCCCGTCCATGCCGGCAGGAACGACCCAATCGTTATTGGACGCCATGATGATGTGAACGTGGTTCTTGCCTGTTACCGCGTCGCGCCCCTTGCCCTCGTAGGTCAAAGTGGGCTCGGTCACGAGCTGTTTGAGCACCGCCTCCCCCGCCTTGTCACCAGCCCAGAATGCTTCATCGGCGAAGAGGCATACGCAGTTCTGTAGGTGTGAATTGAAGCGCCCAACAAGATGCCCAGGTGAGCTGATGTGAAGCCCGC
This DNA window, taken from Pseudomonas sp. FeN3W, encodes the following:
- a CDS encoding integrase family protein, giving the protein MKAKITQALVERVSAVTDKTTLYADPELRGFYLIVSKSKKGFYVQSLVNGKQVRVKLGDHPSLTAKAARELAMQTLVTMRSGVNPNEEKRKARVKGITLREALDLHLAAKKLSPRTASDYRYNCEQYLSDWLDRPLADIGSNRAAVRERHKRITKENGAPSADNVFRIFRALYNRGLREHPDLPANPCLNVDYHGLRRRKVDANAEQLKEWGKAVLELNPVRRDLHLFMLLSGMRRTSACEARLEHLSDGCLHVPNPKGGTNRAFDLPLSGPLKDLLGHRATEAPRINRKTKWLFPSDSKSGHVTEVAQHELNGLTGHALRHVFSTLAVESGVPLLELKYLLNHAASNVTMGYIHVGPEHLRPYQEKASGHILERLGLQWTPGVWPPVLKEAAAEQKAA
- a CDS encoding DUF5343 domain-containing protein; the protein is MAEDKKRSFPKIPKSSWFTLREKFKQRVPAEVSPSYVASALSMSEPSASANILPSLRTFGLVLEDGKPSDLAYEWRDDSKYPEVCKEILEKIYPQELLDLFHGPDVQAQDVNSWFARYSKVGESAARMYGTTFLMLLEGDLEKAESKQAKSPRAASQVKQTVRKSTPSQVNGKSTESKIPAVPEAPSENSSVGVTGFTPKLHIDIQIHISPESPPEQIDKIFESMAKHLKDFRA
- a CDS encoding DUF4145 domain-containing protein, encoding MTISRTLAIAKELRDAVRAKNPPPEEGAPSHDEPVVYVSLVRGTRPYLEKIVHQINGSYEGGWYDASAVMTRRLIETLIIELFEARGIADRIKNGGGDFLYLGDLISKLLAENTWNLSRNAKAALPRLKDVGDKSAHSRYFVAHRQDIDKLIPDLRVVIQELITLAGLK